Proteins encoded together in one Deinococcus radiopugnans ATCC 19172 window:
- a CDS encoding SDR family oxidoreductase: MTPSDNTQSMRGRSVLVTGATGGIGLETARELARRGAAVTVLGRNPEKTARVAAEIGAAGTLLADLAEMGQVRQVAAEFRDRVGSLDVLVNNAGAFYTTRQESREGVELTWALNHLAPFLLTRELLPLLRAGNAPRVVTVSSGAHVMGRIRFDDPEFRRGFGGWAAYGQSKLANILFTRELARRESWLQANTLHPGFVSTGFGQDSALFGQFSRLGITPEQGAQTSIHLAADPILVSGRYFVESREALPAPQALDDGAALRLWHLSEAYVGEEAPLPPKTAQSGQPVPH, translated from the coding sequence ATGACACCTTCAGACAACACGCAGAGCATGAGGGGCCGCTCCGTTCTGGTCACGGGCGCGACGGGCGGCATCGGGCTGGAGACCGCGCGGGAGCTGGCGCGGCGCGGCGCGGCGGTCACGGTGCTGGGCCGCAACCCCGAAAAGACCGCGCGGGTGGCCGCTGAGATCGGGGCCGCCGGAACGCTGCTCGCGGACCTCGCGGAGATGGGGCAGGTGCGGCAGGTGGCGGCCGAATTCCGGGACCGGGTGGGCAGTCTGGACGTGCTGGTCAACAACGCCGGGGCCTTCTACACCACGCGCCAGGAAAGCCGCGAGGGTGTGGAACTGACCTGGGCGCTCAACCACCTGGCCCCCTTTCTGCTGACGCGCGAACTGCTGCCGCTGCTGCGGGCGGGCAACGCCCCACGAGTGGTCACGGTGTCCTCGGGCGCGCATGTCATGGGCCGCATCCGCTTCGACGATCCCGAGTTCCGGCGCGGCTTCGGCGGCTGGGCGGCCTACGGCCAGAGCAAACTGGCCAACATCCTGTTCACGCGGGAGCTGGCGCGGCGCGAATCCTGGCTCCAGGCCAACACGCTGCACCCCGGCTTCGTGTCCACCGGCTTCGGGCAGGACAGCGCGCTTTTCGGGCAGTTCAGTCGCCTGGGCATCACCCCTGAGCAGGGCGCGCAGACCAGCATCCATCTGGCGGCGGACCCCATTCTGGTGTCGGGGCGCTACTTCGTGGAGTCGCGCGAGGCGCTGCCGGCCCCTCAGGCACTCGACGACGGCGCGGCCCTGCGGCTGTGGCACCTGAGCGAAGCCTATGTGGGCGAGGAGGCTCCCCTGCCCCCGAAGACCGCCCAGAGCGGCCAGCCAGTCCCCCACTGA
- a CDS encoding cold-shock protein — protein sequence MAQGRVKWFNVEKGYGFIEHPGNPDVFVHYSAIQSGGFRKLNEGDEVEFEVEAGQGNKGPQAKNVVVTNAAPAPMGGNGGMGGNRGGGSRW from the coding sequence ATGGCTCAAGGACGAGTAAAGTGGTTTAACGTTGAGAAAGGCTACGGTTTCATCGAGCATCCGGGCAACCCCGACGTGTTCGTGCACTACAGCGCCATCCAGAGCGGCGGTTTCCGCAAGCTCAACGAAGGCGACGAAGTGGAATTCGAAGTCGAAGCCGGTCAGGGCAACAAAGGCCCTCAGGCCAAGAACGTGGTCGTGACCAACGCCGCGCCTGCTCCTATGGGCGGCAACGGCGGTATGGGCGGCAACCGGGGTGGCGGCAGCCGCTGGTAA
- a CDS encoding RsmB/NOP family class I SAM-dependent RNA methyltransferase: MTFTPRPRPEAFNPARELAVRVLLRVLAGESFAAPALDAALQKAHLPGRDAGLATHIVYGTLRHFPSLDTALSPMLTGDTHPKVRTLLLAGAFEKLYLDTPPHAVVSEYVNLARGARLAPPGLVNAVLRRIEAPAPSQVTRTELPGWLAETYRAAYGAQAEAVFADLLTPQPLWLSVSEAGFRSLEAEGSRLNPGPQGTDRVELSRPLRETEAFTRGWAQPINPASLACVDALGEVQGERVLDLAGGAGIKAAMLAARGAQVTSVDLLPHKHEQARANLGRLGLQAEFLTHDLTQPVNLPPAAHVLLDAPCTGSGTLRSHPEIKLRLTPHAVAAAAALQAQMLPHAAALVAPGGTLVYSVCSVTPQEGPEVIAGFLAGHPEFEAEAVPEVEVPHVPAGDGLLTVPEGGIDGFFIARLRRRADSSIG, from the coding sequence ATGACGTTTACCCCCCGGCCCAGACCCGAAGCCTTCAATCCGGCCCGCGAACTCGCGGTGCGGGTGCTGCTGCGTGTGCTGGCGGGCGAGAGCTTTGCCGCCCCGGCGCTGGACGCGGCCCTGCAGAAAGCCCACCTGCCGGGCCGCGACGCGGGACTGGCCACGCACATCGTGTACGGCACGCTGCGTCATTTTCCCAGCCTGGACACGGCCCTGAGCCCCATGCTGACCGGCGACACCCACCCCAAGGTGCGCACGCTGCTGCTGGCCGGGGCCTTCGAGAAGCTGTACCTGGACACCCCGCCGCACGCGGTGGTCAGCGAGTACGTCAATCTGGCGCGCGGCGCACGGCTGGCCCCGCCGGGACTGGTCAACGCGGTGCTGCGCCGCATTGAGGCGCCTGCACCGTCGCAGGTGACGCGCACCGAACTGCCCGGCTGGCTGGCCGAGACGTACCGCGCTGCGTATGGCGCACAGGCGGAGGCCGTGTTCGCCGACCTGCTGACCCCGCAGCCGCTGTGGCTGAGCGTGTCCGAGGCCGGGTTCCGGTCCCTGGAGGCCGAGGGCAGCCGGCTCAACCCCGGCCCGCAGGGCACGGACCGGGTAGAACTGTCGCGCCCCCTGCGCGAGACCGAGGCGTTTACGCGCGGCTGGGCGCAGCCGATCAACCCTGCGAGTCTGGCCTGCGTGGACGCGCTGGGCGAGGTGCAGGGTGAGCGCGTGCTGGACCTGGCCGGCGGCGCGGGCATCAAGGCCGCCATGCTGGCCGCGCGGGGGGCACAGGTGACCAGCGTGGACCTGCTGCCGCACAAGCACGAGCAGGCCCGCGCCAACCTGGGCCGCCTGGGCCTCCAGGCCGAGTTCCTGACCCACGATCTGACCCAACCCGTCAATTTGCCGCCCGCTGCCCACGTCCTGCTGGACGCGCCCTGCACCGGCAGCGGCACCCTGCGCAGCCACCCTGAGATCAAGTTGCGGCTGACACCGCACGCGGTGGCGGCGGCGGCGGCCCTGCAGGCGCAGATGCTGCCCCACGCCGCCGCGCTGGTGGCCCCCGGCGGCACGCTGGTCTACTCGGTGTGCTCGGTCACGCCGCAGGAGGGGCCGGAAGTGATCGCCGGGTTCCTGGCCGGACATCCCGAATTCGAGGCCGAGGCCGTGCCGGAGGTGGAGGTGCCGCACGTGCCCGCCGGAGACGGCCTGCTGACCGTGCCGGAGGGCGGCATTGACGGCTTCTTCATCGCCCGCCTGCGCCGACGCGCCGATTCTTCCATCGGCTAA
- a CDS encoding HD-GYP domain-containing protein translates to MFRRPRPPQPPPLASAEARVPSASAPAGDMEAVRVLNELLARPTHEGVLEGALSHASFLLGGNLRGYAVTHRAQGQDRVTAVFGYPKALVGTPLSGPWAALRTRVLSDGSRELYEANPPELHGVLDTCGMRDVALSLVVPVNDRGRNMGALVLDRNTSEDIGLAAQELVTRWATAVAPLLGLLESRENWRLTARQVSSGVVEALESQEFDALGHGQAVAEASVKLGRAVGLAERELEELWFAATLHDLGKIHGEKGHAQVGANFLHGVPHMVQAQKAIRHHHERWDGQGEPDKLAGEDIPLYARILAVANAYVRLGDFERLRGQAGKGLDPRLVGLMEKVSTEPSAK, encoded by the coding sequence GTGTTCCGACGCCCCCGCCCCCCCCAGCCGCCCCCGCTCGCGTCCGCCGAGGCGCGCGTTCCCTCTGCCAGCGCGCCTGCGGGCGATATGGAGGCCGTGCGCGTCCTGAACGAACTGCTGGCGCGTCCCACCCACGAAGGCGTGCTGGAAGGCGCGCTGAGCCACGCCAGCTTTCTGCTGGGCGGCAACCTGCGCGGTTACGCCGTGACGCACCGGGCGCAGGGCCAGGACCGGGTGACGGCGGTGTTCGGCTACCCCAAGGCGCTGGTCGGCACGCCGTTGTCCGGCCCCTGGGCAGCGCTGCGCACGCGGGTTCTGAGCGACGGCTCGCGCGAGCTGTACGAGGCCAACCCGCCCGAACTGCACGGCGTGCTCGACACCTGTGGCATGCGGGACGTGGCGCTGTCGCTGGTGGTGCCGGTCAATGACCGGGGCCGGAACATGGGCGCGCTGGTGCTGGACCGCAACACCTCCGAGGACATCGGGCTGGCCGCGCAGGAACTGGTGACCCGTTGGGCCACGGCGGTGGCGCCGCTGCTGGGCCTGCTGGAAAGCCGCGAGAACTGGCGCCTGACCGCGCGGCAGGTCAGCAGCGGCGTGGTGGAAGCCCTGGAGAGTCAGGAATTCGATGCGCTGGGCCACGGACAGGCCGTCGCCGAGGCCAGCGTGAAGCTGGGACGCGCGGTGGGGCTGGCGGAGCGGGAACTCGAAGAGCTGTGGTTCGCGGCCACCCTGCACGATCTGGGCAAGATCCACGGCGAGAAGGGCCACGCCCAGGTCGGCGCGAACTTTCTGCACGGCGTGCCGCATATGGTCCAGGCGCAGAAGGCCATCCGCCACCACCACGAGCGCTGGGACGGTCAGGGCGAACCCGACAAACTGGCTGGAGAGGACATCCCGCTGTACGCCCGCATCCTGGCCGTCGCCAACGCCTACGTGCGGCTGGGCGATTTCGAGCGGCTGCGCGGGCAGGCAGGCAAGGGACTGGACCCCCGTCTGGTGGGCCTGATGGAAAAGGTCAGCACCGAGCCATCTGCAAAATGA
- a CDS encoding gamma carbonic anhydrase family protein — MPLYALDQLVPQVDATAFVAPSADLIGQVFVARQASVWFGAVLRGDIEAITVGPGSNVQDGAVLHTDAGHPCVLAEGVTVGHRALVHGAVCGAGSLVGMGAVMLSGSSLGAGAMLGAGALLPEGVHVPDGMLALGVPARVVRPAPTGEHAARYVQNAARYNGHLQVIEPSPVQAMTVNVEENPAFDD; from the coding sequence GTGCCGCTCTATGCTCTTGACCAGCTTGTTCCCCAGGTGGATGCCACCGCATTTGTGGCCCCCAGCGCTGACCTGATCGGGCAGGTATTCGTGGCGCGGCAGGCCAGCGTGTGGTTCGGCGCGGTGTTGCGCGGCGATATCGAGGCCATCACGGTGGGACCGGGCAGCAATGTGCAGGACGGCGCGGTGCTGCACACGGACGCCGGGCATCCCTGCGTGCTGGCAGAGGGCGTCACGGTGGGCCACCGGGCCCTCGTCCACGGCGCGGTGTGCGGGGCGGGCAGCCTGGTGGGCATGGGCGCGGTGATGCTCAGCGGCTCCAGCCTGGGCGCGGGGGCCATGCTGGGCGCGGGCGCGCTGCTGCCCGAGGGCGTCCACGTGCCAGACGGTATGCTGGCGCTGGGCGTTCCGGCCCGCGTGGTGCGGCCCGCCCCCACGGGGGAACACGCCGCCCGCTACGTCCAGAACGCGGCCCGGTACAATGGGCACCTCCAGGTGATTGAGCCCAGCCCCGTCCAGGCCATGACCGTCAACGTCGAAGAAAATCCGGCCTTCGACGATTGA
- the recG gene encoding ATP-dependent DNA helicase RecG: MATVAELRERLRRPLAAELAGGCQNRVVAGGVDKLLASPLGNPFPKIRETLRGYGDLGVTEREEALKTALAALSDGEKEKAKPVRAPRPAAKQAVPTAAPGERLPIDAPLARLDTGPGGARKLQTLGLHTVRDVLHAYPHRHEDRRALPDLSDVEEGQKVTVEGRVVAKSRRSPRPGMLVIDVTLETPSGGRVKATWFNQPWVEKQLREGAALVLTGRVKKFGRSVQLGVEHLETLDNAQDSLSTGRIVGVYDAKEGISQEFLRRAAFRALGAAPLDDYLPVHWRRKYGVTDLADALWGLHFPSDETHLTRATSRLRFDEYLFLELRMLLQGEDSVLQGKRFQATGDDINRFEAALPFRFTNAQRRVLLEITDDMRGDQQMARLIQGDVGSGKTAVAACALYLAVRDGYQGALMAPTEILARQHYANLRGYLGQLDVRVGLLIGAMTPKDKLEMQTRIAEGEVDVVVGTQALIQENVRFDNLGLAVVDEEHRFGVQQRRRLLASRPDVLVMSATPIPRSLALTAYGDLELSIIDELPPGRTPIETKLLQDTHRVQAYGFVMRQIREGQQAFVVTALIEESETLELLAATQLAEDLKTILPEARIDLLHGKMSAAEKDHVMERFRAHEFDILVSTTVIEVGVDVPNATVMVIENAERFGLAQLHQLRGRVGRGSQQSYCVLIAGEHSQKTRKRLKIIEGSTDGFVIAEADLKLRGPGELRGTRQSGIPDLRLADLANDAEVIEQARELAKHILAHDPRLEHPRLQYLRSELQNRSESVAYREVI; this comes from the coding sequence GTGGCAACGGTGGCAGAACTGCGTGAACGGCTGAGGCGGCCCCTGGCGGCCGAACTGGCGGGCGGGTGCCAGAACCGGGTGGTGGCGGGCGGCGTGGACAAGCTGCTGGCCTCGCCGCTGGGCAACCCTTTTCCCAAAATCCGGGAGACGCTGAGGGGCTACGGCGACCTGGGGGTCACGGAGCGAGAGGAAGCATTGAAGACAGCGTTGGCGGCCCTCTCAGACGGCGAGAAAGAGAAAGCCAAACCTGTCCGCGCCCCACGTCCCGCCGCCAAGCAGGCCGTGCCCACGGCGGCCCCCGGCGAACGCCTGCCCATCGACGCCCCGCTGGCCCGGCTGGACACCGGCCCCGGCGGCGCGCGCAAGTTGCAGACGCTGGGCCTGCACACCGTCCGCGACGTGCTGCACGCCTACCCTCACCGCCATGAAGACCGCCGCGCGCTGCCCGATCTGTCGGACGTGGAGGAGGGCCAGAAGGTGACGGTGGAGGGCCGCGTCGTCGCCAAGTCGCGCCGCAGCCCACGCCCCGGCATGCTGGTCATCGACGTGACGCTGGAAACGCCGTCGGGCGGACGGGTCAAGGCGACGTGGTTCAACCAGCCGTGGGTGGAAAAACAACTGCGCGAAGGCGCCGCGCTGGTGCTGACCGGGCGGGTCAAGAAGTTTGGCCGCAGCGTGCAGCTGGGCGTGGAGCATCTGGAGACGCTGGACAACGCCCAGGACAGCCTCAGCACCGGGCGCATCGTGGGCGTGTACGACGCCAAGGAAGGCATCTCGCAGGAGTTCCTGCGCCGCGCCGCCTTCCGGGCGCTGGGGGCCGCGCCGCTCGACGATTACCTGCCGGTTCACTGGCGCAGGAAGTATGGCGTCACCGATCTGGCCGACGCCCTGTGGGGCCTGCATTTCCCCAGCGACGAGACCCACCTGACGCGGGCCACCTCCCGCCTGCGCTTCGACGAGTACCTGTTCTTAGAGTTGCGGATGCTGCTGCAGGGCGAGGACTCGGTGTTGCAGGGCAAACGCTTCCAGGCCACCGGCGACGACATCAACCGCTTCGAGGCCGCACTCCCTTTCCGCTTTACCAACGCCCAGCGCCGCGTGTTGCTGGAAATCACCGACGACATGCGCGGCGATCAGCAGATGGCCCGGCTGATCCAGGGTGACGTGGGATCGGGCAAGACCGCGGTGGCGGCCTGCGCGCTGTATCTGGCGGTGCGCGACGGCTATCAGGGCGCGCTGATGGCCCCCACCGAGATTCTGGCGCGGCAGCACTACGCCAACCTGCGCGGCTACCTGGGACAACTCGACGTGCGGGTGGGCCTGCTGATCGGCGCGATGACCCCCAAGGACAAGCTGGAGATGCAGACCCGCATCGCCGAGGGGGAGGTGGACGTGGTGGTGGGCACCCAGGCGCTGATTCAGGAGAACGTGCGCTTCGACAACCTGGGGCTGGCGGTGGTGGACGAGGAACATCGCTTCGGCGTGCAGCAGCGGCGCCGACTGCTCGCCAGCCGCCCGGACGTGCTGGTGATGTCCGCCACCCCGATTCCGCGCAGCCTCGCCCTGACCGCTTACGGTGACTTGGAACTGAGCATCATCGACGAGCTGCCGCCGGGCCGCACCCCGATTGAAACCAAGCTGCTCCAGGACACCCACCGTGTCCAGGCGTACGGCTTCGTGATGCGGCAGATTCGCGAGGGCCAGCAGGCCTTCGTGGTCACCGCGCTGATCGAGGAGAGCGAGACGCTGGAACTGCTGGCCGCCACCCAGCTGGCCGAGGATCTGAAGACCATTCTCCCCGAGGCGCGGATTGACCTGTTGCACGGCAAGATGAGCGCCGCCGAGAAAGACCACGTGATGGAACGCTTCCGCGCCCACGAGTTCGACATTCTCGTCTCGACGACCGTGATCGAGGTGGGGGTGGACGTGCCCAACGCCACCGTCATGGTGATCGAGAACGCCGAGCGCTTCGGGCTGGCGCAGCTGCACCAGTTGCGCGGGCGGGTGGGACGCGGGAGCCAGCAGAGCTACTGCGTGCTGATCGCCGGGGAACACAGCCAGAAGACCCGCAAACGCCTGAAAATCATCGAGGGTTCTACTGACGGTTTCGTGATCGCCGAGGCCGACCTGAAGCTGCGCGGCCCCGGCGAACTGCGCGGCACCCGCCAGAGCGGCATTCCCGACCTGCGGCTGGCCGATCTCGCCAACGACGCGGAGGTGATCGAGCAGGCCCGCGAACTGGCCAAGCACATCCTGGCGCACGATCCCCGGCTGGAGCATCCACGCCTCCAGTATTTGCGGAGCGAATTGCAGAACCGCAGCGAGAGCGTGGCCTACCGCGAGGTGATCTGA
- the deoD gene encoding purine-nucleoside phosphorylase: MSIHLNAEPGQIAETVLLPGDPLRAQHIAQTFFENPVQHNNVRGMLGFTGTYKGQRVSVQGTGMGIASSMIYVSELITDYGCKNLVRVGTAGSYQENVHVRDIVLAQAASTDSNINRIRFGEKTFAPIADFGLLLRAYQIAQERGFTTHVGNIMSSDTFYHDDFDQYKIWADYGILAVEMEAAGLYTLAAKHGVKALTILTISDHLVTHEVTTSEERQQTFDQMIEVALDAALGLE, translated from the coding sequence ATGAGCATTCACCTGAACGCCGAACCCGGCCAGATTGCCGAAACTGTCCTGCTGCCCGGCGACCCGCTGCGCGCCCAGCACATCGCCCAGACCTTCTTCGAAAACCCCGTCCAGCACAACAACGTGCGCGGCATGCTGGGCTTTACCGGCACTTACAAGGGCCAGCGCGTCAGCGTGCAGGGCACCGGCATGGGCATTGCCAGCTCGATGATCTATGTCAGCGAACTGATCACCGACTACGGCTGCAAGAATCTGGTGCGCGTCGGCACCGCAGGCAGCTACCAGGAAAACGTGCATGTCCGCGACATCGTGCTGGCCCAGGCCGCCAGCACCGACAGCAACATCAACCGCATCCGTTTCGGCGAGAAGACTTTTGCGCCCATCGCGGACTTCGGGCTGCTGCTGCGCGCCTACCAGATCGCCCAGGAGCGCGGCTTCACCACCCACGTCGGCAACATCATGAGCAGCGACACCTTCTACCACGACGATTTTGACCAGTACAAGATCTGGGCCGACTACGGCATCCTGGCCGTGGAGATGGAGGCCGCCGGGCTGTACACCCTGGCCGCCAAGCACGGCGTGAAGGCACTGACCATCCTGACCATCAGCGACCATCTGGTCACCCACGAGGTCACCACCTCCGAGGAGCGCCAGCAGACCTTCGATCAGATGATCGAGGTGGCGCTGGACGCCGCGCTGGGCCTGGAATAA
- a CDS encoding phosphotransferase family protein, whose protein sequence is MTLRPTSAGTARPQRFPELEARYGPLTPMDSGMQSRVYTTADGAAVVKVYRNHLQQHRTEAQNMIQAGMGGWLLGVTEADGVEALVMRRFAGHPLRASDVPRALPGLRQIVTDLHAQQRGRVNLERLRERLMRFRSALAAYPLPDLFEAVDLPLERGLLDQPAAFCHLDMWHDNILIAHRPGADQASPDSANQDSADQEQVLLIDWTRADWDDPLRDLALLKTGTLDLLSAGQSLDAALGFLPDRAPATLTRYRAYLALTTLHDLYWFLMNEPYEFDAQKEFKVARARHALARLPEGG, encoded by the coding sequence GTGACCCTGCGCCCCACCTCTGCTGGTACTGCACGTCCACAACGCTTCCCGGAGCTGGAGGCCCGTTACGGCCCGCTGACCCCGATGGATTCGGGCATGCAGAGCCGCGTGTACACCACTGCGGACGGCGCGGCCGTGGTCAAGGTGTACCGCAACCACCTCCAGCAGCACCGCACCGAGGCGCAGAACATGATTCAGGCGGGCATGGGCGGGTGGCTGCTGGGCGTCACCGAGGCCGACGGGGTCGAGGCGCTGGTGATGCGCCGCTTCGCGGGTCATCCCCTGCGCGCGAGCGACGTGCCGCGCGCCCTGCCCGGCCTGCGCCAGATCGTGACCGACCTGCATGCCCAGCAGCGAGGCCGCGTCAACCTGGAGCGGCTCCGCGAGCGGCTGATGCGTTTTCGCAGTGCCCTGGCCGCGTACCCACTCCCGGACCTGTTCGAGGCGGTGGACCTGCCGCTGGAGCGGGGCCTGCTGGACCAGCCGGCCGCGTTCTGCCACCTGGACATGTGGCACGACAACATCCTGATCGCCCACCGGCCCGGCGCGGACCAGGCGAGTCCGGACAGTGCGAATCAGGACAGCGCGGACCAGGAACAGGTGCTGCTGATCGACTGGACGCGCGCCGACTGGGACGATCCGCTGCGGGACCTGGCGCTGCTCAAGACCGGCACCCTGGACCTGCTCAGCGCCGGCCAGAGTCTGGACGCCGCCCTGGGCTTCTTGCCGGACCGCGCCCCCGCCACCCTGACCCGCTACCGCGCCTATCTGGCCCTGACCACCCTGCATGACCTGTACTGGTTCCTGATGAACGAACCCTACGAATTCGATGCCCAGAAGGAGTTCAAGGTGGCCCGCGCCCGCCACGCGCTGGCGCGGCTGCCAGAAGGCGGCTGA
- a CDS encoding L-glutamate gamma-semialdehyde dehydrogenase codes for MMDTLAGGFLPFEHEPYFNFAQPDVAERQRAAFQQVREKYVGQRFPLYLGGERLEGEDTFAVHNPADTRETVWHFPKATPQQLEQAIDAAKLAFETWRFSDPLQRATIFKRAGELLRARRMEFNAVMTLENGKNWAEADGEVAESVDHFEVFARETLRWAAGKSVYPMPDEHVTTVYEPIGVVACISPWNFPSAIPLGMALGAIAAGNTVLWKPASETPLSSLLMVELLYEAGLPRNVIQFITGTDDVLGDPLVDHKDIRMVAFTGSREIGCRIFERAAKVQPGQKWLKRVMAEMGGKDPTVVCADADLDAAALGIVQSTFGYAGQKCSACSRVIAEDSIYDELLDKVRALAAEVKVGLPEDNAPLGPVISAGSAERIMKYVENGKKTARLVLGGERAELGECEGGYVQPTIFADVESTDPLFQEEIFGPVLAFSRARDWRHAIDLANDSDYGLTAAFYSRDPHKLAEARKLMQVGNLYLNRKCTGALSGTHAFGGYGMSGTNAKVGGPDYLFWFLQTKAIAQRY; via the coding sequence ATGATGGATACACTTGCGGGCGGGTTTCTGCCCTTCGAGCATGAACCGTACTTCAACTTCGCCCAGCCGGACGTGGCTGAGCGGCAGCGCGCGGCCTTCCAGCAGGTCCGCGAGAAATACGTCGGCCAGCGCTTCCCCCTGTACCTCGGCGGCGAACGGCTGGAGGGCGAGGACACCTTTGCCGTTCACAACCCTGCCGACACGCGCGAGACCGTGTGGCACTTTCCAAAAGCCACGCCGCAGCAGCTTGAACAGGCCATCGACGCCGCGAAGCTCGCCTTCGAGACGTGGCGTTTCAGCGATCCGTTGCAGCGGGCCACCATCTTCAAGCGGGCGGGCGAACTGCTGCGGGCGCGGCGCATGGAATTCAACGCCGTCATGACCCTCGAAAACGGCAAGAACTGGGCCGAGGCCGACGGCGAGGTGGCCGAATCGGTGGACCACTTCGAGGTCTTTGCCCGTGAAACCCTGCGCTGGGCGGCGGGCAAGTCGGTCTATCCGATGCCCGACGAGCACGTCACCACCGTCTACGAGCCTATCGGCGTGGTGGCTTGTATCAGCCCCTGGAACTTTCCCAGTGCGATTCCTCTGGGCATGGCGTTAGGCGCGATTGCCGCAGGCAACACCGTGCTCTGGAAGCCCGCCAGCGAGACGCCGCTGAGCAGCCTGCTGATGGTGGAACTGCTGTATGAGGCGGGGCTGCCCCGGAATGTCATTCAGTTCATCACCGGCACCGACGACGTGCTGGGTGATCCGCTGGTGGACCACAAGGACATCCGCATGGTGGCCTTCACCGGCAGCCGCGAGATCGGGTGCCGCATCTTCGAGCGTGCCGCCAAGGTGCAGCCCGGCCAGAAGTGGCTCAAGCGCGTCATGGCCGAGATGGGCGGCAAGGACCCCACGGTGGTCTGTGCCGATGCCGATCTGGACGCCGCCGCCCTGGGCATCGTGCAGAGTACGTTCGGCTACGCGGGCCAGAAATGCAGCGCATGCAGCCGCGTGATCGCCGAGGACAGCATCTACGACGAACTGCTGGACAAGGTCCGGGCACTGGCCGCCGAGGTGAAAGTGGGCCTGCCCGAGGACAACGCGCCGCTTGGACCGGTGATCAGTGCCGGCAGCGCCGAACGCATCATGAAGTATGTGGAGAACGGCAAAAAGACGGCCCGGCTGGTGCTGGGCGGCGAGCGGGCCGAGCTGGGCGAGTGCGAGGGCGGGTACGTTCAACCGACAATCTTCGCCGACGTGGAAAGCACCGATCCCCTGTTTCAGGAAGAAATCTTCGGCCCGGTCCTGGCTTTTTCCAGGGCGCGCGACTGGCGGCATGCCATCGACCTGGCGAACGACAGCGACTACGGCCTGACCGCCGCCTTCTACAGCCGCGATCCGCACAAGCTGGCCGAGGCCCGCAAGCTGATGCAGGTGGGCAACCTGTACCTGAACCGCAAATGCACCGGGGCGCTCTCTGGTACCCATGCCTTCGGCGGCTATGGCATGAGCGGCACCAACGCCAAGGTAGGCGGCCCCGATTACCTGTTCTGGTTCCTGCAGACCAAGGCCATCGCACAGCGGTACTAG
- a CDS encoding alanyl-tRNA editing protein: protein MTRALYHHDPVQLTFAATVSASQGQEVALDATAFYPAGGGQSADHGVLRWPGGQARVTDTRKDKATGQIWHTLDGPLPSVGTALTGEVDAARRWRHMARHSGEHLLAQAFVRVNPAFAVDAVNMTNPECTLDLRGAPTEAGVRAAETLLRETLARQRLTLDTPTVAEEELANYPLRRETKVRGQVRLVIFRGEDGLPFDVSACGGTHVPQASLAAPVVVLRTERIRGGVTRVVFMAGEEAGEYLSATYREARALAQTFSVPPERLTERVEALRGDAVTLKAETAGLRERLAHLLVEATAPDGLGLRCLELDDPALLLPVLTDVSAGEVRVALAKGGRCGVASARQDIHAGEVLRAALAVTGGKGGGRPDLAQGSTLKPEGFLAAVRATLASAPSS from the coding sequence TTGACCCGCGCGCTGTACCACCACGATCCGGTGCAGCTGACCTTTGCGGCCACGGTCAGCGCCAGCCAGGGCCAGGAAGTCGCGCTGGATGCCACCGCCTTCTACCCGGCGGGCGGCGGGCAGAGCGCCGATCACGGTGTCCTGCGCTGGCCGGGCGGCCAGGCCCGCGTGACCGACACCCGCAAGGACAAGGCGACGGGACAGATCTGGCACACGCTGGACGGCCCCCTCCCCAGCGTCGGCACGGCACTGACGGGCGAGGTGGACGCGGCGCGGCGCTGGCGGCACATGGCGCGGCACAGCGGCGAACACCTGCTGGCCCAGGCCTTCGTGCGCGTCAACCCGGCCTTCGCCGTGGACGCCGTCAACATGACGAATCCCGAATGCACCCTGGACCTGCGCGGCGCCCCCACGGAAGCCGGCGTGCGCGCCGCCGAGACCCTGCTGCGCGAAACGCTGGCGCGGCAGCGCCTGACGCTGGACACGCCCACGGTGGCTGAGGAAGAACTGGCAAATTACCCGCTGCGCCGGGAAACCAAGGTGCGCGGACAGGTGCGGCTGGTGATCTTCCGGGGCGAGGACGGCCTGCCCTTCGACGTCAGCGCCTGCGGCGGCACGCACGTTCCGCAGGCCAGTCTGGCCGCCCCGGTGGTGGTTCTGCGCACCGAGCGCATCCGGGGCGGCGTGACCCGCGTGGTGTTCATGGCGGGCGAGGAGGCGGGCGAATACCTGAGCGCCACCTACCGCGAGGCCCGCGCCCTGGCCCAGACCTTCAGCGTGCCGCCAGAGCGGCTGACCGAGCGGGTGGAGGCCCTGCGCGGCGACGCCGTGACGTTAAAGGCCGAAACGGCGGGCCTGCGTGAGCGGCTGGCCCACCTGCTCGTGGAGGCTACGGCCCCCGACGGTCTGGGCCTGCGCTGTCTGGAGCTGGATGACCCGGCCCTGCTGCTGCCGGTCCTGACTGACGTGTCCGCCGGGGAGGTGCGGGTGGCCCTGGCGAAGGGCGGACGCTGCGGCGTCGCCAGCGCACGGCAGGACATTCACGCGGGCGAGGTGTTGCGGGCGGCGCTGGCTGTGACCGGGGGCAAGGGGGGCGGACGGCCCGATCTGGCGCAGGGCAGCACGCTGAAGCCGGAGGGGTTCCTGGCCGCCGTGCGGGCCACCCTGGCATCCGCGCCCTCCTCCTGA